A genomic region of uncultured Roseibium sp. contains the following coding sequences:
- a CDS encoding ethylbenzene dehydrogenase-related protein has protein sequence MTDQANDHSLELTPPPTSTERKFSSPHREQTGQSSGGPDDKKAVVRSDLGTILLHWTLVVAIVTSLVTGLRLSADAEGAWFSKMFEPILPQGEIWTWHYLSAVFVLALIFAYAAYMSAARLKRRISSKKIVVLSLPASNKLRIAAVNVIAYWILFGAVLTLTATGVLLYLGHGGLWVTVHYISALTVLGYIVAHVVLHYFYGGLAQLLRLFRPQPLRYFPGMGRHPLLKSLALGAVVIAAAVALDFGTRGDLYVTQASALPKLDGVLDDAAWQDARPVFVRTHQGAGLEGTGESTVEVRAAQVGNKIAFAFRWEDANRSLKRHPLVKKEDGWRMLNNRADISDETDYYEDKFSVAFSKTDAFGGGDSTHMGPKPLGDKPASLHKRGLHYTTDGSLIDVWQWKAARGGMLGKVDDMWFGTPIEPNEAQVAGKKRYSAGYGADEGKSFYVYNYKKQPGSNYEGTVDVLRLPADYVETAKLMGHLDLSIEATDDEGSQWWMFDAESVPYSEEIDADIPIGTVIPGVLITGEYLGSRADLDGGAKWQDGFWTLEVIRDMDTGNHQDLPMEDGLFVWLSVFDHNQTRHTRHSRPVRLTFN, from the coding sequence TTGACGGACCAAGCCAACGATCACAGCCTGGAACTTACCCCGCCGCCAACCTCGACAGAACGCAAGTTTTCAAGTCCGCACCGCGAACAAACGGGCCAGTCTTCCGGCGGCCCCGACGACAAAAAAGCTGTTGTACGAAGTGACCTTGGCACGATCCTGCTTCACTGGACGCTGGTCGTCGCGATCGTAACCAGTCTCGTTACCGGACTGAGATTGTCTGCGGATGCAGAGGGTGCCTGGTTCTCCAAGATGTTCGAACCGATCCTGCCCCAGGGCGAGATCTGGACTTGGCACTATCTGTCGGCGGTGTTTGTGCTGGCGCTGATATTTGCCTATGCGGCCTACATGTCGGCGGCGCGGCTGAAGCGGCGCATCTCCTCCAAGAAAATCGTTGTTCTGTCTCTCCCGGCGAGCAACAAGCTGCGCATCGCCGCCGTCAACGTCATCGCGTACTGGATCCTGTTCGGCGCCGTTCTCACGCTCACCGCGACGGGTGTTCTCCTCTATCTCGGACATGGCGGCCTGTGGGTGACCGTGCATTACATCTCCGCACTGACCGTCCTGGGCTACATCGTGGCGCATGTCGTCCTGCATTATTTCTATGGTGGCCTCGCTCAACTTCTGCGCCTGTTCAGGCCGCAACCTCTCAGGTATTTCCCCGGAATGGGGCGTCATCCGCTGCTGAAATCGCTGGCACTCGGCGCCGTGGTGATCGCCGCCGCCGTTGCGCTCGATTTCGGCACCCGCGGCGATCTTTATGTCACTCAGGCATCGGCGCTTCCGAAACTCGACGGCGTGCTCGATGATGCTGCGTGGCAGGACGCGCGGCCGGTCTTCGTCCGCACGCATCAGGGCGCCGGGCTGGAAGGTACGGGCGAATCCACCGTCGAGGTTCGCGCGGCACAGGTCGGTAACAAGATTGCCTTTGCATTCCGATGGGAAGATGCGAACCGGTCCCTGAAAAGGCACCCACTCGTCAAGAAAGAGGACGGTTGGAGGATGCTCAACAACCGGGCCGACATTTCCGACGAGACGGATTATTACGAAGACAAGTTCTCGGTCGCCTTTTCGAAAACGGACGCGTTTGGCGGCGGCGATTCCACGCATATGGGTCCCAAGCCCCTGGGCGACAAGCCGGCTTCCCTGCACAAACGCGGCCTGCACTACACGACCGACGGCAGTCTCATCGATGTCTGGCAGTGGAAGGCCGCGCGCGGCGGCATGCTGGGCAAGGTCGACGACATGTGGTTCGGCACACCGATCGAACCGAATGAAGCCCAGGTCGCCGGCAAGAAGCGCTACAGCGCCGGGTACGGCGCGGACGAGGGCAAGTCGTTCTACGTTTACAACTACAAGAAACAGCCGGGATCCAACTACGAGGGCACGGTGGATGTCCTGCGCCTGCCTGCCGACTACGTCGAGACGGCAAAGTTGATGGGGCATCTCGACCTGTCGATCGAAGCAACGGACGACGAAGGGTCGCAGTGGTGGATGTTCGATGCCGAGAGCGTTCCTTATTCGGAGGAAATAGACGCTGATATCCCGATCGGCACCGTCATTCCCGGCGTTCTGATCACGGGTGAATATCTGGGCAGCCGTGCCGACCTCGACGGCGGCGCCAAATGGCAGGACGGCTTCTGGACGCTTGAAGTGATCAGGGACATGGACACGGGAAACCACCAGGATCTGCCCATGGAAGACGGTCTTTTCGTCTGGCTCTCCGTGTTCGATCACAATCAGACCCGGCACACGCGCCATTCCCGGCCGGTTCGCCTGACATTCAACTGA
- a CDS encoding PQ-loop domain-containing transporter produces the protein MIDLLAYIGGIFAMISFFPQILKALVTKSTDDISWMMLATTLISVVAYEIYAIALGLLPVVIMNAIFLVTVVLMMILKYRFDSLRPKLAFQHKASE, from the coding sequence ATGATCGACCTGCTCGCTTATATCGGTGGCATTTTTGCGATGATCAGTTTTTTCCCGCAAATCCTGAAGGCACTGGTCACCAAGTCGACCGACGACATATCTTGGATGATGCTGGCGACAACACTCATTAGCGTTGTAGCATACGAGATTTATGCAATCGCTCTTGGGCTTTTACCCGTTGTTATCATGAACGCCATCTTCTTGGTCACGGTGGTCCTCATGATGATTCTCAAGTACAGATTTGATAGTCTTCGGCCTAAACTAGCCTTTCAACATAAGGCTAGCGAATGA
- a CDS encoding 2Fe-2S iron-sulfur cluster-binding protein yields the protein MSKSTCTVTINGKKIKANVGDTLIDAGLGGRLVLPHDCCSGQCETCRVRVLNGNVDAFGTEEKSTVLGCLAVLEGDAEISYDPVPIVKTVKGTVASIRTIKDDYLEVRVKTVRPVTWLPGQYLRATFSGYPARDYSPTTPLNLDAEEDVVVFHIKVYPNSIVSSKLGTEIAPGHKVKLRGPFGNGFLRRQPEPMVLTSTGTGFAPIWAIAVAAILGQPDRDLRLIVGSRTRDGLYMRDAVRWLRNRGVSVTLTASDGDGDTVMAARPYELLGELTPDHVIYSAGAPSHVEATRDVARQAGATFYADPFFVAEESSNLKLLASSLLRKAKTPFATATAG from the coding sequence ATGTCGAAAAGCACCTGCACCGTTACCATCAACGGAAAGAAGATAAAGGCGAATGTCGGCGACACACTGATTGACGCGGGGCTCGGCGGTCGGCTGGTCCTGCCGCATGACTGCTGCTCGGGGCAATGCGAGACCTGTCGCGTGCGCGTGCTCAACGGAAACGTCGATGCCTTCGGGACGGAAGAAAAAAGTACCGTTCTGGGATGTCTCGCCGTTCTGGAAGGCGACGCGGAGATTTCGTACGACCCGGTGCCAATCGTGAAGACGGTGAAAGGCACGGTCGCGAGCATCCGCACGATCAAGGACGACTATCTGGAGGTCCGGGTCAAGACGGTCAGGCCGGTCACCTGGTTGCCCGGGCAATACCTTCGGGCGACGTTTTCCGGCTACCCGGCACGGGACTACAGCCCGACCACGCCGCTCAACCTCGATGCGGAAGAGGACGTGGTCGTCTTTCACATCAAGGTGTATCCCAACAGCATCGTGTCCTCGAAACTCGGCACGGAGATCGCGCCGGGGCACAAGGTCAAGCTGCGCGGCCCGTTCGGTAACGGGTTTTTGCGGCGCCAGCCCGAACCGATGGTGCTTACATCGACCGGAACCGGGTTCGCGCCGATCTGGGCGATCGCAGTGGCCGCCATCCTCGGTCAGCCGGACCGGGACCTCAGACTGATCGTCGGTTCCAGAACACGGGACGGCCTTTACATGCGCGATGCCGTCCGCTGGCTTCGCAACCGCGGTGTTTCCGTAACGTTGACGGCGAGCGATGGAGACGGCGACACCGTCATGGCGGCCCGGCCCTACGAATTGCTCGGGGAGCTGACACCGGACCACGTGATCTATTCCGCAGGTGCACCCTCCCATGTCGAAGCGACACGGGACGTCGCCCGGCAGGCCGGCGCGACGTTCTATGCGGACCCGTTCTTCGTGGCGGAGGAAAGCAGCAATCTGAAGCTGCTTGCGTCGTCCCTGCTTCGCAAGGCAAAGACACCTTTTGCGACCGCCACCGCCGGATAG
- a CDS encoding V-type ATP synthase subunit B, with protein MLVSHTRIVDIVGDIIRIKVSASGSDSEGRPCLGDLALVETGEGASSLAQVINIESDMVSLQVNSGTKGLANNASVRFLGEAAKVTYSDNILGRVFDGAGHPIDQGPDLSSDPTVPIGGPSANPMKRVLASRMIRTDVPMIDIFNCLVESQKIPIFSVSGEPYNPFLARIGIQADADIVVFGGLGLIFDDYAFFRKQFEDAGVFPRTVMFINQASDPVVERLQVPDMALAVAEKFAVEEGKRVLVLLTDMTAFADAMKEVSIAMERVPANRGYPGDLYSQLARRYEKACDFKGSGSVTILTVTTMPGNDVTHPVPDNTGYITEGQFYLHSGVIDPFGSLSRLKQHVIGKVTREDHNQIMNTMIRFYSGARDAEQKQTMAFELSDYDHQLLKFGALFRKRFMDIEVSRPLEEALDLCWQTLAECFEPEQLLMKQGLIDKYFPKETSQTVGTDDEAVA; from the coding sequence ATGCTCGTCTCTCATACCCGCATTGTCGACATTGTAGGCGACATCATCCGGATAAAGGTGTCGGCATCCGGATCCGACTCGGAGGGGCGGCCGTGTCTGGGGGATCTCGCACTGGTGGAAACGGGCGAGGGTGCATCGTCGCTGGCCCAGGTGATCAACATCGAATCCGACATGGTATCGCTGCAGGTCAATTCCGGTACCAAGGGCCTTGCCAACAATGCGTCCGTCCGTTTTCTCGGAGAAGCCGCCAAGGTCACGTATTCCGACAATATTCTTGGCCGCGTGTTTGACGGCGCGGGCCATCCGATCGATCAGGGCCCGGATCTGTCAAGCGACCCGACCGTGCCCATCGGCGGACCGTCCGCCAATCCCATGAAGCGTGTCCTTGCATCCCGCATGATCCGCACGGATGTGCCGATGATCGATATCTTCAATTGCCTGGTTGAAAGCCAGAAAATCCCGATTTTTTCCGTGTCCGGTGAACCTTACAACCCGTTTCTGGCGCGTATCGGAATCCAGGCGGACGCAGATATCGTCGTCTTCGGTGGTCTTGGACTGATTTTCGATGACTATGCTTTTTTCAGAAAGCAGTTCGAGGATGCGGGCGTCTTTCCGCGCACGGTGATGTTCATCAACCAGGCATCCGATCCCGTCGTGGAACGGCTGCAGGTTCCCGACATGGCCCTGGCGGTCGCGGAAAAATTTGCCGTTGAGGAAGGCAAGCGCGTGCTTGTGCTCCTGACGGACATGACTGCCTTCGCCGATGCCATGAAGGAAGTGTCGATCGCCATGGAGCGGGTGCCCGCGAACAGGGGATATCCGGGAGATCTCTACTCCCAGCTTGCACGGCGTTACGAAAAGGCGTGTGACTTCAAAGGGTCCGGTTCCGTGACCATCCTCACGGTGACGACCATGCCAGGTAACGACGTCACGCATCCCGTCCCGGACAACACCGGCTACATTACCGAAGGACAGTTCTATCTCCACAGCGGTGTCATCGATCCCTTCGGCTCGCTGTCCCGTTTGAAACAGCACGTGATCGGCAAGGTCACCCGCGAAGATCACAACCAGATCATGAACACGATGATCCGCTTCTATTCCGGTGCCCGCGATGCTGAACAGAAGCAGACCATGGCCTTCGAGCTTTCGGACTATGACCACCAGCTGCTCAAGTTCGGCGCCCTCTTCCGCAAGCGGTTCATGGATATCGAGGTGTCCAGGCCTCTCGAAGAAGCCCTCGACCTGTGCTGGCAGACGCTCGCCGAATGCTTTGAACCGGAACAGCTCCTCATGAAACAGGGGCTGATCGACAAGTATTTTCCGAAAGAGACTTCGCAGACAGTCGGGACCGATGACGAGGCGGTCGCCTGA